The following are encoded together in the Anopheles nili chromosome 3, idAnoNiliSN_F5_01, whole genome shotgun sequence genome:
- the LOC128726820 gene encoding uncharacterized protein LOC128726820, whose protein sequence is MKYFVTIVILSLGVAKLTEAGRPVSTEVVQKLKELEPVYKQLQDNVINAVAGAKLNTASRTDTFYKSIIADKEVSLNQAIQLEDYLIYQLERQSSLVDTSCLQLVRSSSELNMNIAGVGFTNCVNNVEKGIDAELEKVYQLLQVDENEIFDISLLDSFRGENIFLDPSKIISKLNDKKNEIDSISLSFVADINAAVDAYASRLGDLQNGYKSCLLGNEAVIKQAFEVSKFQLTQTCLGTIVQ, encoded by the exons ATGAAATATTTTGTGACGATCGTTATTTTGAGCCTTGGCGTCGCAAAG CTAACGGAAGCTGGACGCCCTGTTTCGACGGAAGTGGTTCAGAAACTGAAGGAACTTGAGCCGGTATACAAGCAGCTGCAGGACAATGTGATCAACGCTGTAGCAGGGGCTAAGCTGAACACTGCTTCCAGGACCGATACGTTCTACAAGTCCATCATTGCCGATAAGGAGGTTTCTCTGAATCAAGCCATCCAGCTTGAGGATTATCTGATCTATCAGCTGGAGCGACAAAGTAGCTTGGTGGATACGAGCTGTTTGCAATTAGTTCGATCCAGTTCGGAACTCAACATGAACATTGCCGGTGTTGGTTTTACGAACTGTGTGAACAACGTGGAAAAGGGCATTGATGCTGAACTAGAAAAGGTCTACCAGCTGCTGCAGGTGGACGAGAATGAAATCTTCGATATCAGCTTGCTGGATTCGTTCCGGGGCGAGAATATCTTTTTGGACCCTTCAAAGATCATCTCGAAATTAAACGATAAGAAAAATGAGATTGACAGTATTTCTCTAAGCTTTGTGGCCGACATCAATGCTGCAGTCGATGCGTACGCTTCTCGCCTGGGTGATCTGCAAAACGGATACAAATCATGTCTGCTTGGCAACGAGGCTGTTATCAAACAAGCTTTCGAGGTTTCCAAGTTCCAGCTTACTCAGACTTGTTTGGGAACGATTGTTC